Within the Gammaproteobacteria bacterium genome, the region CATTGGTGAATCTGAACTGGAACGCCGTGCTGAACGATGCGTTAGACGCGAGCGAGATTGGGTTTGTGGAGAATACACTTCCAGCCTGGCTAAAGTTAGCCGGCGTCACGCGCAGAACATTGCCCACCTGCGCCGCATTGCCATTCAATGTGAGTCCGCTTGTGCTGGAGAAGTCCGTGTAAGTGATGGTGGTGGCCTGAGCCGTTCCAACCAGGCACGCCCCGGCCCCGAGTAACGCTGAGAGTAACATTTTGATTGAATAACGCATGATACATACACTCCGTTAGAGTTAGATTGATTATTTCATATAATTTTAAGCATAATACATGCCAGAATAGAGTGTAAAAATAAATTAACATTTAATACATGGGCTTAAATTTTTAGACGTACCTGACAATAGCTAACTTGGAAGATTTATGGATGGAATTGTAAAAAAAACCGACACAGAAATGGCCGCAGTCGAGCCAGCATATAAGGGTTTTTTATTGTCAAATTTATAATATATTGATTATATTGTTTTTTTATCTTTTTAGCTTTTTTATATGGTGTAAAGAAATCCGACACTCCATTATTTCCGACTTTTTATCCTTCCAGCATGCGCGTAAAGCTCTCAGGCTTCAGGTGCACCCCCAGTCCTTCCAGTAACAACGCCATGCGATCGAAGGAGTTATGTTCCGCCGCCAGTGCCGCATAGGCCTCATTGGTAAGAAAAGGGCGCCATAGCGGTGCATAAAACGGTACGGGATAATCGGTGCCGAATAGCAGTCTCTCCCAGAGGTCGGGGCGGTCGCGCCACCAGAGCAGGGCGCCCATGCGATTGGGAAAACCCAGTCCGGCGGTATCGCCGTAAAAATATGGATAGGTGCGCAGCATCGCTATGTATTCGCGCTGGGTGCGATGATTCCAGACCAGCCCGCTGGAGCCGCCGTGCGCGGCGATGACAGTCACGCCCACATCCAGCGGCAGGCGCAGGCGAGAGATCGCTCCCAGTGATTGCCGGGTAATGGACAGCACCACCTCGATGCCGGTGTGGCACAACAGCGGGAGTCTCAACTCGACAAGCTTGCGGTAAAACGGGATGTGGCGTCTGTCGGAAGGATCTATATTCTGGCTGTTGGGGAGCCACTTGATCAGTACCGCGCCCAAGGCCTTGCAGCGTGCCAGTTCTTCCAGTGCATCCGGGCGATGGGGGTGGACTGAAGCGCCGAACAGGAAGATGTCCGGCTGCTGCTGGCAATATGCCACGACATCATCATTAGGCACGGAAAAGCCAGTGTGGCGGGGGTCCAGACGGCCATGGTCGTCATGGGCAGCGTCCAGAGCCAGCAATACCGCCCGGCCCACAAAGCGCGAGGCGCGCAGGCGTTTTTCCAGTATTGCCATATAGGCTGTTGCGGGATCGTCCTGTGCCGACGTTAACCCGCCCGCCTGCCGCAGTAGCCGGAATATTGCCCGTTCACGCAGGCCGTGCGCTGCATATCCCGCGCGTGGCACGGCGTGGACGTGGATGTCGGTGTAGGGGCTGTTCATGGTGCGATGGGGCAGGTATCAAACCTGCTGTCTATCTACCTCGGTTGCAAGTTCATGCAGTGCCTGCGATACCGTCACCGTATAGCCAGGCACCGAGGTGAGGCTGTGTAGCGGTTCAGGTAGTTGGGCAAGTTGCGCACTGGCGCGCTGGCGTATCTCACTCAGAGGCGGAGACGGGGCGAGGCGCTGGCCGTTACGCATAATGGGCTGGATCAGCGCTTCTCCAGCGTATAGATCGCCCCCCTCCAACGTCAGGGTGTCCCCGGCAAATCGTCCCTTGTCATCATAGCTGCGGTACACCTGCTTGCGGCCGGGCCATGTGGCCTTGCCTTCGGAACGCTTGCGCCGGGCGCGTCCGGCGTATTCCTGGAGCTTGTAGGCGCAGTCGAGGTAGGGTGCGTCTGCGGAGGTATCCAGATGAGTGCCGATGCCGAAGCCGTCAATAGGCGCATGTGCTGCGCTGAACGCCTGCAGGGCATATTCATCAAGATTGCCACTGGCAAAGATGTGTACCTCATGCAGTCCGCCTTCATCGAGAATATGCCGCACACGGCGCGCATGTTCGGCAAGATCGCCGCTGTCGAGACGCACCGCCTTGATGGCGATGCCTTGTTCTCGCAGGCGCGGTGCGAGAGCCACCACCTTTTGCGCGGCTATCTCGGTGTCATAGGTGTCGATCAGCAGCACGACATTGTCCGGCTGTGCGCGGGCGAAGTGCTCGAAGGCGGTTTCTTCGTCCTCATGGGCTTGTACAAAAGAATGGGCCATGGTGCCGTATACCGGGATATCGAAGAGCGGCCCGGCCAAGGTTGTGGAAGTGCCATTGAGCCCGGCGATATAGCCTGCCCGCGCCGCGAGCAGGCCGGCTTCGGCACCGTGGGCGCGGCGCAGCCCGAAATCGATCAGCAGCTTCCCCGGAGCTGCCAGTACCGAGCGCGCGGCCTTGGAAGCGATCAGCGTTTGAAAATGCAGGAGATTGATGAGGCGCGTTTCCACCAGTTGCGCCTGCGGCAATGGCGCGGTGATGCGCAGGATTGGCTCATCGGGGAAGAATATAGTGCCCTCCGGCATGGCATGGACATCGCCGGTAAAGCGTAGTCCCGCCAGGTAATCAACAAATGTGTTGCTGAAATGGCGGCTGGCCGCGAGCCAGTCTAATTCCTCCGGGGTGAAGTGCAGATTTTCCAGAAAGTCCAGGGTCTGTTCCAGACCTGCGGCCATCAGGAAATTGCGCTGCGGTGGCAACTTGCGCACAAAGAACTCAAATACCGCGGTATCGAACATCTCCTGCTCGAAATAGCCTTGCAGCATGGTGAGCTGATAGAGGTCGGTGAGCAGGACGCTGGACTGGGGGTTCATCATGACAACATTTTCCACTCCACAGGTATCGCACCCTGATTCGTCATGGCCCATTCCGCCTTCACCCCGTCATTGCGATTAACATTGACCGCGCGGATTGCGTCTTCCAGCAAAAATACCTGATAGCCATGCTGGAGCGCGTCCTTAACGGTGTTGAGCACGCAGTAATCCGTTGCAAGCCCGCCGATGAACAGGCGTTGGACTTTTGCGTTGCGTAGACTGTCATCCAGGTGCGTGCCCTCGAATCCCGAATAGGCATCCTTATCAGCGCTGATTGCCTTGGAGATCACAGTCGCCGATGGGGGAAGTTGTAAATAGGGGGCGAACTGCGCGCCTGCCGAGTCCGCAATGCAATGTGGTGGCCATGGACCACCCTGGGAGTGAAAAGAGCAGTGATCGAGGGGGTGCCAGTCGCGTGTGGCGTAGACCGGCAATGCCCTGTCCTGAAAGAGCGAGAGATATTGATTCAACACCGGTACTACCTGATCACCGCAGGGTACTGTAAGGCTGCCGCCAGGCAGAAAGTCGTTTTGCACGTCGACGATCACCAGCGCATCGCCTGCTTGTAAATGGATCCGTTGGGAGGGTGAGAGATTGCCGAAAGTTGTTTGATTATGAATATTCACTTTTAGTCCCCGCTCCACAGTATCAATCTTCCACAACACCTGCAGTCCTAGCAGCCTGCCGTGCCTTCATTAAAGCCTATCCTCGCTCCTCCATCAACTCATAAATCACTCTGTACATCCGCCAGAAGTCAGGCAGATCCCGGCTCAGAAATTCCCAGGAAAAATAGCGCCAGCCCTTGGGTTCGACGTGCATCAGGCTACCTACCAGGGCAAGATTTGCCTGACCTTCAGAAACAGCCTGGGACAGAGCGATGCTTTCAGTATAAGGAATGATGTTATCGTTGCGGTCGGCGATAAGCATCAGGCGCGTTTTAAGGTGCTTGAGGTTTTTGTTGGCCAGTGTCAGTCTCGTCATGTCTGCCAGTATCTCTGAGGGAAGAGGCTGAATCAATGCGGGCGTGCGCGCTGGGTCGGTATTGGTCAGCAGGTCATACACGGCGCGCCCCTCCGGATCCAGTTCGGGGGCCAAGTGTGAAATGTCCGCGCGGTTGTCGCGCAGCTTGATCCGCACCATGGCGTCCAGAATGGCCCTGTCCTGCGGATTGCGCAGATAATCCTTGCTGCTGTCGACAAATACCCATTTGCCATAGGGGCTGGGTTGTATGTGGCGCCATTGGCCGTTTTCCTGGAAATAGCCGGTGGTGAAGAAAGTGATGACGCGCGTCAAATCATAATAGCCGCCCACCCCAACGACAAAGCGCGCCTTGTTGCGCACGTCATTCTCCAGGGCGGCCAACACCGTCAGTCCCACCGCGTAACTAAAGGCGACCATCCCCGCCCGCCCTTTCGGGGCGAGATCACTTCGGCTCACGAGAAAGACAAAGGCATCGGCCACCGCGCGGGCGTCCGAGGGGCGCACACGCATCGCCCTGAACCCCGGCATGTCCGGTACCAATACCGCGAAGCGGGCGCGAGCCAGGGTGTGGGCCAGCGCGACCAGGCGCGGGTCATCCTTGCCCTCGGGCACGATACCGGGCACCAGCACGATTCCTGCTCCAGGGAGTCCTTCGCCAGGCAGGTAGAGATCGCCGCGATGAGAGCGCCCCATGACAGTGTAGTTTACCGACGTGCGCTTAGGTTGCGGGGTGACCGCCTTCAATCGGCTCGGTGCGGCGGCGGTGTTGATGTCGGCGAGCACCAGCAGCGATTCGTAAGCGCGGTTGAACTGCGGCCAGGAAACGAGGGTGAGCAGGGATAGAACGGCAAGTATTGCCCACAGCGCGAGCTGTTTTTTTAGAAAACGACGTGATAAGGCAGGTGTGCTCAAAGTTGCTCTCCCACATTGTCCCCTGCACGGTGATCATGTCCAGCAATAACTTCTTACATGTGGTTCACGGCTACCCTGACAGTTTACCGTGTGTGTTGAGATATGTTTGATATAGATCAAAGAAATCATTCTTGAGTCACTGTATTCTTCTACGAGGCTGCTGTTTCAGCAGACCGTAGCGCTTTGGATGAAATTTTAAAATCTGCGGCTTAATGGAAGGAGAAAACCATGGAAAAGAAAACCGAGAAAGAGGTCAGGCAGGAAGTCGATCAACGCTTGCGGGAAATCGCTCTCCTGAAGGAGGAGATTCAGCATCAGGGGCTGGTCTTCTCTTGTCTGAATGAAAATCAGTTGCTAAGGAAGGTCAAAGGCGAATCTTCCAAGTCACCTTATATATATGCGCAGGGCTGGACCAGTGGTACGACGCCGGGAAGCGCCGCCGTCTACACAGTTTATATCGCCAATCCGGATCCCGCGTCCTACTATCCGATGTTCGTGTCTATCTTCTTTGGTGTCGCCAATTTTCTGGATGACATCGGCGCAGGACTGAGCGGCAGGGATACCCGATGGCCGTATCTGTCGATAGCGCCATTCAGCCTTGCGGCAGGAGCGACCACCAGCAAAACCTTTAACTACACCACCCCGGCAGGCATTGCTCTCTCAACCTACACGGGAAATTCGGTGGTATGGAGAGGCGACTGGCACGATAAGGGGGTTTATTTGGACAGGGGACTCTTCTCCATTACCCTATCGTAAAGGTATCAACCTAAAAAAACTCAGTTATCCACGAAATTCACGAAAAAACACGAAAATATTCAAGTGCATATCGCGTGTTACTTGCCACCCATCCGGTGAATTGCTGAAGCAATCCATGTTTTTGCTTTATTTCGTGAATTTTGTGTTTTTCGTGGACAAAAAGAGGTTTTAAGGATCAAAGCTTCACACTGCCTATTCTCCGGCGGGTCTTCGTGCCTGCCGGGCCGGGTGTTTTTTCGCTTGTGCCCGCCCGTCCAATCATCTCCCGTGCATGCGCCCGCGTCTGCTCGGTGATTTCCACGCCGCCCAGCATGCGGGCGATTTCTTCGTTGCGTGTGCTGTCATCCAGCCGGCGGATGCCGGTGGTGGTGCTGTTGTGTTGAGTTTGTTTGCTGACATAGAGGTGATGGTGGCCGAGCGCCGCGACCTGGGGCAGGTGGGTGACGCACAGCACCTGGTGAGATTCGCCCAGTGCGCGCAGTTGCCGACCGACGGTCTCCGCTACGCCGCCGCCGATGCCGGTGTCCACTTCGTCGAAGATCAGGGTCGGGATGTGGCTGCTGTGGGCAGTGATCACCTGGATGGCAAGACTGGTGCGCGACAGCTCGCCGCCTGATGCTACCTTGTGCAACGGTTTCACGGGCTGGCCAGGATTGGTGCTGACCAGAAACTCCACGCGCTCCATGCCCGTGGGTGAAAAGCGTTCATCATCCAGCGGGTGCAGTGCGATCTCAAAGCGCGCATTCGGCAGACCCAGCGGCTGCATGGCGGTGGTCACCCGTTCGGCCAAGTCGCCCGCGGCGCGGCTGCGGCCTTCACCCAAGGCGCGCGCCTGTTCGCGATAGGCGAGGGCAATCTGGTCAAGTTCGTT harbors:
- a CDS encoding amidohydrolase family protein, whose protein sequence is MNSPYTDIHVHAVPRAGYAAHGLRERAIFRLLRQAGGLTSAQDDPATAYMAILEKRLRASRFVGRAVLLALDAAHDDHGRLDPRHTGFSVPNDDVVAYCQQQPDIFLFGASVHPHRPDALEELARCKALGAVLIKWLPNSQNIDPSDRRHIPFYRKLVELRLPLLCHTGIEVVLSITRQSLGAISRLRLPLDVGVTVIAAHGGSSGLVWNHRTQREYIAMLRTYPYFYGDTAGLGFPNRMGALLWWRDRPDLWERLLFGTDYPVPFYAPLWRPFLTNEAYAALAAEHNSFDRMALLLEGLGVHLKPESFTRMLEG
- a CDS encoding nicotinate phosphoribosyltransferase, with amino-acid sequence MNPQSSVLLTDLYQLTMLQGYFEQEMFDTAVFEFFVRKLPPQRNFLMAAGLEQTLDFLENLHFTPEELDWLAASRHFSNTFVDYLAGLRFTGDVHAMPEGTIFFPDEPILRITAPLPQAQLVETRLINLLHFQTLIASKAARSVLAAPGKLLIDFGLRRAHGAEAGLLAARAGYIAGLNGTSTTLAGPLFDIPVYGTMAHSFVQAHEDEETAFEHFARAQPDNVVLLIDTYDTEIAAQKVVALAPRLREQGIAIKAVRLDSGDLAEHARRVRHILDEGGLHEVHIFASGNLDEYALQAFSAAHAPIDGFGIGTHLDTSADAPYLDCAYKLQEYAGRARRKRSEGKATWPGRKQVYRSYDDKGRFAGDTLTLEGGDLYAGEALIQPIMRNGQRLAPSPPLSEIRQRASAQLAQLPEPLHSLTSVPGYTVTVSQALHELATEVDRQQV
- a CDS encoding isochorismatase family protein, with protein sequence MHNQTTFGNLSPSQRIHLQAGDALVIVDVQNDFLPGGSLTVPCGDQVVPVLNQYLSLFQDRALPVYATRDWHPLDHCSFHSQGGPWPPHCIADSAGAQFAPYLQLPPSATVISKAISADKDAYSGFEGTHLDDSLRNAKVQRLFIGGLATDYCVLNTVKDALQHGYQVFLLEDAIRAVNVNRNDGVKAEWAMTNQGAIPVEWKMLS
- a CDS encoding alpha/beta hydrolase; its protein translation is MSTPALSRRFLKKQLALWAILAVLSLLTLVSWPQFNRAYESLLVLADINTAAAPSRLKAVTPQPKRTSVNYTVMGRSHRGDLYLPGEGLPGAGIVLVPGIVPEGKDDPRLVALAHTLARARFAVLVPDMPGFRAMRVRPSDARAVADAFVFLVSRSDLAPKGRAGMVAFSYAVGLTVLAALENDVRNKARFVVGVGGYYDLTRVITFFTTGYFQENGQWRHIQPSPYGKWVFVDSSKDYLRNPQDRAILDAMVRIKLRDNRADISHLAPELDPEGRAVYDLLTNTDPARTPALIQPLPSEILADMTRLTLANKNLKHLKTRLMLIADRNDNIIPYTESIALSQAVSEGQANLALVGSLMHVEPKGWRYFSWEFLSRDLPDFWRMYRVIYELMEERG